One genomic window of bacterium includes the following:
- the meaB gene encoding methylmalonyl Co-A mutase-associated GTPase MeaB — translation MNDSDLAARFRSGDVRALARAISLVERREPSVRALEEGLRGHGRTPGVLGLTGAPGTGKSTLVDALVALLRSQDSSVAVLATDPNSPFTGGAILGDRVRMQRHALDPKVFIRSMGARGHLGGLSLAAREAIRLLGAFGFDQVILETVGVGQSELEVAAVADTTVVVLTPNLGDGVQMIKAGILEIADIFVVNKADLDGHNRVVTELRAMLSLAPGRALGGTPRAWKPPIIATVAARQEGIDELWEAVLAHRRHLESSGRVRELAEQRLRDETAEVVAELARRHAHRALAEDPKLAERLLKDGTPYRTAEEILNRKP, via the coding sequence CTGAACGACTCAGACCTGGCGGCCCGGTTTCGCTCCGGCGACGTCCGAGCTCTGGCCCGCGCGATCAGCCTCGTCGAAAGGCGCGAGCCTTCGGTGCGCGCGCTCGAAGAGGGCTTGCGCGGCCACGGCCGCACGCCCGGGGTCCTGGGCTTGACCGGCGCGCCAGGCACCGGCAAATCAACCCTGGTGGACGCGCTCGTGGCGCTGCTGAGAAGCCAGGACAGCTCGGTCGCGGTCCTCGCCACCGACCCCAACTCGCCGTTCACGGGCGGCGCGATCCTCGGCGATCGCGTGCGCATGCAGCGCCACGCGCTCGACCCCAAGGTGTTCATTCGCAGCATGGGGGCGCGCGGGCACCTCGGCGGGCTGTCCCTCGCCGCCCGCGAAGCGATCCGGCTCCTGGGCGCATTCGGCTTCGACCAGGTGATCCTCGAGACGGTCGGCGTCGGCCAGTCCGAGCTGGAGGTGGCGGCGGTGGCCGACACGACGGTGGTCGTGCTCACCCCCAACCTGGGCGATGGCGTCCAGATGATCAAGGCAGGCATCCTCGAGATCGCGGACATCTTCGTCGTCAACAAGGCCGACCTCGACGGCCACAACCGCGTCGTCACCGAGCTCCGCGCGATGCTGAGCCTGGCGCCGGGCCGCGCGCTGGGCGGCACGCCGAGGGCCTGGAAGCCGCCCATCATCGCCACGGTGGCGGCCCGCCAGGAGGGCATCGACGAGCTGTGGGAGGCGGTGCTCGCCCACCGGCGCCACCTCGAGTCGAGCGGCCGGGTGCGCGAGCTCGCGGAGCAGCGGCTCCGGGACGAGACCGCGGAGGTCGTCGCCGAGCTGGCCCGTCGGCACGCTCACCGAGCCCTGGCGGAGGATCCCAAGCTGGCCGAACGGCTCCTGAAGGACGGCACCCCGTATCGGACGGCCGAGGAGATCCTCAACCGGAAGCCATAA
- a CDS encoding LytR family transcriptional regulator — MLRARPRARRSRYHVFHRLTRSVPAVLVAALLLVVIVGATLTYKRFDDFIAATTGHHLNPIGEVVQAVEPAPGTIAYKLKHGQQVNILLLGMGGYENDAPYLTDSIMAVTIDPATDRVMLASIPRDLVVHMNLQDPSSRTWTSKINAAYEVPYTNIICCVASQFTGRDGGGLAAEHEAGKVTGITFDKYIGVDFVAFRDMVNALGGVDVCLSTNLDDYSYPDYHNGYMPIHFKAGCQHLNGEQALEIARSRHAEQPQQASDFGRARRQQDIMQAIKKKATSINGFSKAPQLLDALQKNIHTDMSLSDMKAIYDWGKNLPDTSIIRIALTAPSGAAEGNLLDSYDCGMGPYVSQLCADDPTYNMIHRYFSSIFVDPKAMAEKAPVQLANGANNFPGLESRVTSMLDPLGLQLADPVVHRPTPQTVILDYSGGRFPLTTKWLQSFFGATVVQATPTNPAPAPGQQAYGLVVVLGHDFALRWLGE, encoded by the coding sequence ATGCTCAGGGCCAGGCCAAGGGCCAGGCGATCCCGCTACCACGTCTTCCACCGCCTGACCCGGTCGGTCCCCGCGGTATTGGTCGCTGCCCTGCTGCTGGTGGTGATCGTGGGCGCCACGCTGACCTACAAGCGCTTCGATGACTTCATCGCCGCGACCACCGGGCATCACCTCAACCCGATCGGCGAGGTCGTGCAGGCGGTCGAGCCGGCGCCCGGCACGATCGCCTACAAGCTCAAGCACGGCCAGCAGGTCAACATCCTCCTGCTCGGGATGGGCGGTTACGAGAACGACGCGCCCTACCTGACCGACTCGATCATGGCCGTGACCATCGACCCGGCGACCGACCGCGTGATGCTGGCCTCGATACCGCGTGACCTGGTCGTCCACATGAACCTGCAGGACCCGTCCAGCCGGACCTGGACCAGCAAGATCAACGCGGCTTACGAGGTGCCGTACACGAACATCATCTGCTGCGTCGCGTCGCAGTTCACCGGCCGTGACGGGGGCGGGTTGGCGGCGGAGCATGAGGCCGGCAAGGTGACCGGGATCACCTTCGACAAGTACATCGGCGTCGACTTCGTCGCGTTCCGGGACATGGTGAACGCGCTGGGCGGGGTCGACGTCTGCCTCTCCACCAACCTGGACGACTACTCGTATCCGGATTACCACAACGGCTACATGCCGATCCACTTCAAGGCCGGTTGCCAGCACCTGAACGGCGAGCAGGCGCTGGAGATCGCGCGGTCACGCCACGCGGAGCAGCCCCAGCAGGCCTCCGACTTCGGTCGCGCGCGCCGGCAGCAGGACATCATGCAGGCGATCAAGAAGAAGGCGACCTCCATCAACGGGTTCTCGAAGGCGCCGCAGCTCCTCGACGCCCTGCAGAAGAACATTCATACCGACATGAGCCTGTCGGACATGAAGGCGATCTATGACTGGGGCAAGAACCTTCCGGACACCTCGATCATCCGCATCGCGCTCACCGCGCCGTCGGGTGCGGCCGAAGGCAACCTGCTCGACTCTTACGACTGCGGCATGGGGCCGTACGTCTCGCAGCTGTGCGCCGACGACCCGACCTACAACATGATCCACCGGTATTTCTCGTCAATCTTCGTCGACCCGAAGGCGATGGCCGAGAAGGCGCCTGTCCAGCTCGCCAACGGCGCCAACAACTTCCCCGGCCTCGAGAGCCGGGTGACGTCGATGCTGGATCCCCTCGGGCTCCAGCTGGCCGACCCGGTGGTGCACCGGCCGACGCCGCAGACCGTGATCCTCGACTACTCGGGCGGCCGGTTTCCCCTGACCACCAAGTGGCTGCAGAGCTTCTTCGGCGCCACCGTCGTCCAGGCCACCCCGACCAACCCCGCGCCCGCCCCGGGCCAGCAGGCCTACGGCCTGGTGGTGGTGCTCGGGCACGACTTCGCCCTACGCTGGTTGGGCGAGTGA
- a CDS encoding DUF4190 domain-containing protein codes for MSDLPPPPPPGGEYPPPPPPPSGGFTPPPSPPGGGFVPPPPMGYGGVPGAYAAPRTDGLAIASLIAGILSLVCTVVCLGIVLGPTAAIMGFIARQRVRSSGGAVGGGTMASVGLALGILGFLASVGWFFFAVYALIHSSGARPAT; via the coding sequence ATGTCGGACTTGCCGCCGCCACCGCCGCCGGGCGGCGAATACCCGCCCCCGCCACCTCCGCCGAGCGGCGGATTCACACCGCCACCTTCGCCGCCGGGGGGCGGGTTCGTCCCGCCTCCACCGATGGGCTACGGGGGAGTGCCGGGGGCGTATGCGGCTCCGCGCACCGACGGCCTGGCGATCGCATCGCTCATCGCCGGCATCCTGTCGCTCGTCTGCACGGTCGTGTGCCTGGGCATCGTCCTGGGCCCGACCGCGGCGATCATGGGCTTTATCGCCCGGCAGCGCGTCCGCTCGAGTGGCGGCGCCGTCGGCGGTGGCACCATGGCCTCGGTCGGCCTGGCCCTGGGGATCCTCGGCTTCCTGGCCAGCGTGGGCTGGTTCTTTTTCGCCGTCTACGCTTTGATCCACTCTTCGGGCGCCAGGCCGGCGACCTAG
- a CDS encoding DUF4013 domain-containing protein — protein MERITDAFGWPVRDPEWLTKVLIIALTLLIPIAGSINGIGWMLASLDRLRAGEERLAPAHLGHIGRGVRVFVVNLVYALALVLVAALLYTPAVLIFIHEGRGSPDAGLVSLGVLLSLLAFSAATLGSLALSFALPSIVLATEKSGIAGGLTVPDVLRRLRLNIASTLIAGLMLIAAAFIGSLGTVACGVGVLFTSAYALAMQAWIIRSFELGSQTAGSA, from the coding sequence GTGGAGCGCATCACGGACGCGTTCGGATGGCCGGTGCGCGATCCCGAGTGGCTGACCAAGGTGTTGATCATCGCGCTGACCCTGCTGATCCCGATCGCCGGCTCGATCAACGGGATCGGATGGATGCTGGCGTCGCTCGACCGGCTGCGGGCAGGTGAAGAAAGACTCGCGCCCGCCCACCTGGGCCACATCGGTCGCGGGGTCCGCGTCTTTGTCGTCAACCTGGTCTACGCGCTCGCGCTCGTCCTGGTCGCGGCCTTGCTCTACACGCCGGCGGTGTTGATCTTCATCCACGAGGGCAGAGGCTCGCCGGACGCCGGCTTGGTGTCGCTGGGCGTCCTCCTGAGCCTGCTGGCTTTCAGCGCCGCCACCCTCGGCAGCCTGGCGTTGAGCTTCGCCCTGCCGTCGATCGTCCTGGCCACGGAAAAAAGCGGCATCGCGGGAGGGCTGACGGTGCCAGACGTGCTGCGCCGCCTCCGGCTGAACATCGCCAGCACCCTGATCGCCGGCCTTATGCTGATCGCCGCCGCCTTCATAGGTTCGTTGGGGACGGTCGCGTGCGGCGTCGGTGTCTTGTTCACCAGCGCCTATGCGCTGGCGATGCAGGCGTGGATAATCCGCAGTTTCGAACTCGGTTCTCAGACCGCTGGATCAGCGTAA
- a CDS encoding acyl-CoA dehydrogenase, translating to MDFEFSEEQVAIRDTIRELVQDRVAPRAAEIDEKAEYPEDVERLFADNGILGIPFPERYGGISGSSVTICMGIEEIAKACASSSLILAVQALGSYPILVAGTEEQKRRLCPPLASGEKVAAYALSEAGSGSDAAAMKTHAKRYGDEYVLNGTKQFITAGSVAGTLVVFAQTDPDSDHRGISAFVLERETSPWQATKLEHKLGIRGSPTAQLVFEDVKVPAANRLGDEGAGFKIALAVLDRSRPGIGAQALGIAEGAFDYALNYVKERNQFGQAIASFQGIQFMLADIATQIEAARHLVYRAATKVDAKAADLTKIAAMAKLFASDMAMKVTTDCVQLLGGYGYIRDYPVERMMRDAKITQIYEGTNQIQRVVIARSLLR from the coding sequence ATGGATTTCGAGTTCTCGGAAGAGCAGGTCGCGATCCGGGACACGATCCGAGAGCTGGTCCAGGACCGGGTGGCGCCCCGCGCGGCCGAGATCGACGAGAAAGCAGAGTATCCCGAGGACGTCGAAAGGCTGTTCGCCGACAACGGCATTCTCGGCATCCCGTTCCCTGAGCGGTACGGCGGGATCTCCGGCTCGAGCGTCACCATCTGCATGGGGATCGAGGAGATCGCCAAGGCATGCGCGAGCTCCTCTCTGATCCTCGCCGTCCAGGCGCTGGGCTCGTACCCGATCCTCGTCGCCGGCACCGAGGAGCAGAAGAGGCGGCTCTGCCCGCCGCTGGCCTCCGGCGAGAAGGTGGCCGCCTACGCGCTCTCGGAAGCCGGCAGCGGCTCGGACGCCGCGGCCATGAAGACCCACGCCAAGCGCTACGGGGACGAGTACGTCCTGAACGGCACCAAGCAGTTCATCACCGCCGGCAGCGTCGCCGGCACGCTGGTCGTGTTCGCGCAGACCGACCCGGATTCCGACCACCGCGGGATCTCAGCTTTCGTCCTCGAGCGCGAGACCAGCCCGTGGCAGGCCACCAAGCTCGAGCACAAGTTGGGGATTCGCGGCTCGCCGACGGCTCAGCTGGTCTTCGAAGATGTCAAGGTCCCGGCCGCCAACCGGCTCGGCGACGAGGGCGCGGGCTTCAAGATCGCGCTCGCCGTGCTCGACCGCTCGCGACCGGGAATCGGAGCGCAAGCCCTCGGGATCGCCGAAGGCGCCTTCGATTACGCCCTCAACTACGTCAAGGAACGCAACCAGTTCGGGCAGGCGATCGCGAGCTTCCAGGGCATCCAGTTCATGCTCGCGGACATCGCCACCCAGATCGAGGCTGCCCGGCATCTCGTCTACCGGGCGGCGACCAAGGTCGACGCCAAGGCTGCGGACCTGACCAAGATCGCCGCCATGGCCAAGCTCTTCGCCTCGGACATGGCGATGAAGGTGACCACCGACTGCGTGCAACTGCTGGGCGGGTACGGCTACATCCGCGACTACCCGGTGGAAAGAATGATGAGAGACGCCAAGATCACGCAGATATACGAGGGCACGAACCAGATTCAGCGAGTCGTGATCGCGCGATCGCTCCTCCGCTAA